A portion of the Streptococcus sp. Marseille-Q6470 genome contains these proteins:
- the gatB gene encoding Asp-tRNA(Asn)/Glu-tRNA(Gln) amidotransferase subunit GatB, with product MNFEIVIGLEVHVELNTNSKIFSPTSAHFGNDQNANTNVIDWSFPGVLPVLNKGVVDAGIKAALALNMDIHKKMHFDRKNYFYPDNPKAYQISQFDEPIGYKGWIEVELEDGTTKKIGIERAHLEEDAGKNTHGADGYSYVDLNRQGVPLIEIVSEADMRSPEEAYAYLTALKEVIQYAGISDVKMEEGSMRVDANISLRPYGQEKFGTKTELKNLNSFSNVRKGLEYEVQRQAEILRSGGQIRQETRRYDEANKATILMRVKEGAADYRYFPEPDLPLFEISDEWIEEMRTELPEFPKERRARYVSALGLSDYDASQLTANKVTSDFFEKAVALGGDAKQVSNWLQGEVAQFLNAEGKTLEQIELTPENLVEMIAIIEDGTISSKIAKKVFVHLAKNGGGAREYVEKAGLVQISDPEVLIPIIHQVFADNEAAVADFKSGKRNADKAFTGFLMKATKGQANPQVALKLLAQELAKLKNNE from the coding sequence ATGAACTTTGAAATAGTCATTGGACTTGAAGTCCACGTAGAGCTTAACACCAATTCAAAAATCTTCTCACCTACTTCTGCCCACTTTGGAAACGACCAAAATGCCAATACAAACGTGATTGACTGGTCTTTCCCAGGAGTTCTGCCAGTTCTCAATAAGGGTGTTGTCGACGCTGGTATCAAGGCAGCTCTTGCCCTCAATATGGACATTCATAAAAAGATGCACTTTGACCGCAAGAACTACTTCTATCCTGATAATCCAAAAGCCTACCAAATCTCTCAGTTTGATGAACCAATCGGTTACAAGGGCTGGATTGAAGTTGAACTAGAAGATGGTACGACCAAGAAAATCGGTATTGAACGTGCTCACTTGGAAGAAGATGCCGGTAAAAACACGCATGGTGCAGATGGTTACTCTTATGTCGACCTCAACCGCCAAGGGGTCCCATTGATTGAGATTGTATCTGAAGCAGATATGCGTTCGCCAGAAGAAGCTTATGCTTATCTAACAGCCCTCAAGGAAGTTATCCAATACGCAGGTATTTCAGACGTTAAGATGGAAGAAGGCTCTATGCGTGTGGATGCTAACATCTCCCTTCGTCCTTATGGTCAAGAGAAATTCGGTACCAAGACTGAGTTAAAAAACCTCAACTCCTTCTCAAACGTTCGCAAAGGTCTTGAATACGAAGTCCAACGCCAGGCTGAAATACTTCGCTCAGGTGGTCAAATCCGCCAAGAAACGCGTCGTTACGATGAAGCTAATAAAGCTACTATCCTCATGCGTGTTAAGGAAGGCGCTGCAGACTATCGTTACTTCCCAGAACCTGACCTACCACTCTTTGAAATCTCAGACGAGTGGATTGAAGAAATGCGCACAGAGTTGCCAGAGTTTCCAAAAGAAAGACGTGCTCGCTACGTATCTGCCCTTGGTTTGTCAGACTACGATGCTAGCCAGTTAACTGCAAATAAAGTCACTTCTGACTTCTTTGAGAAAGCTGTTGCCCTCGGTGGTGATGCCAAACAAGTCTCTAACTGGCTCCAAGGCGAGGTTGCTCAGTTCTTGAATGCAGAAGGCAAGACACTAGAACAAATCGAGTTAACTCCAGAAAACTTAGTTGAAATGATTGCCATCATCGAAGACGGTACTATCTCATCTAAGATTGCCAAAAAAGTTTTTGTTCACCTAGCCAAAAATGGTGGCGGTGCTCGTGAATACGTCGAAAAAGCTGGTTTGGTACAGATTTCAGACCCTGAAGTCTTGATTCCAATTATCCACCAAGTCTTTGCGGATAACGAAGCCGCAGTTGCTGACTTCAAGTCAGGAAAACGTAATGCAGACAAGGCCTTTACTGGTTTCCTCATGAAAGCTACTAAAGGACAAGCGAATCCACAAGTCGCCCTCAAGTTACTTGCCCAGGAATTAGCTAAGTTGAAAAATAACGAATAA
- a CDS encoding zinc-ribbon domain-containing transport protein, producing the protein MKKLYTLIATFLLLLFVTPLQSIDAGVGHSRSGSSSHSSSRSSSSSRSSSSSRSRSSGSSSSRSSYRSGDSYSSLDGSLGTGMSILIMFGVGAFLLFMLIKYLSDQNSSSGKSYGSSPSYNAEPTLHRRVINNTLAIDRVRSGDPNFDADTFTSWVKEVYIQLQAAWTKKDWNLVRSLESASLYSQHSAQLEDYIQSQTTNILERVYVENVRIKDFYENPDGNDTLVVILSSTLRDYVIEDKTRKVIEGDPQKDLFTVYQMNFIRKHGSQTESSVQDEAVSDRCPNCGAPLKISAISKCDYCGSDITRSPNQWVLDTYEVVDEDELYN; encoded by the coding sequence ATGAAAAAGTTATATACTCTTATCGCTACTTTCTTGCTTCTTCTCTTTGTGACACCCCTGCAATCAATCGATGCAGGTGTTGGACATTCTCGAAGTGGTAGCTCTAGCCACAGTAGCTCACGAAGCAGTAGCAGTTCTCGAAGTAGTAGTTCTAGCCGAAGTCGTTCAAGTGGTAGTTCTTCTTCTAGAAGCAGCTATCGTTCTGGCGATAGTTACTCAAGTTTAGATGGTTCTCTAGGGACAGGAATGAGCATTCTTATCATGTTTGGTGTCGGAGCTTTCTTACTCTTCATGCTCATCAAATATTTGAGTGACCAGAATTCATCATCTGGTAAATCTTATGGCAGCTCGCCTAGCTACAATGCTGAACCAACACTTCACCGTCGAGTGATAAACAACACCTTGGCTATCGATCGTGTCCGTTCTGGGGACCCAAACTTTGATGCAGACACTTTCACTTCATGGGTTAAAGAAGTCTATATCCAATTACAGGCAGCCTGGACTAAAAAAGATTGGAATTTGGTGCGTTCTCTTGAAAGTGCCAGCCTCTACTCTCAACATAGTGCCCAACTGGAAGACTATATCCAATCTCAAACAACGAATATTTTGGAACGAGTTTATGTCGAGAATGTTCGAATCAAAGATTTCTACGAAAATCCAGATGGAAATGATACTCTAGTTGTTATCCTTTCATCTACTTTGAGAGACTATGTCATCGAAGATAAGACTCGTAAGGTTATTGAGGGAGACCCTCAAAAAGATTTATTTACAGTTTATCAAATGAACTTCATCCGCAAACATGGCAGTCAAACCGAAAGCTCTGTCCAAGATGAAGCCGTTAGCGACCGCTGTCCAAACTGTGGCGCTCCACTGAAAATATCAGCTATCAGCAAATGTGACTATTGCGGATCTGATATCACCCGTAGTCCAAACCAATGGGTTCTTGATACCTATGAAGTTGTGGATGAAGACGAACTATATAATTAG
- a CDS encoding SPFH domain-containing protein translates to MGFIRMAKEQIKGVVDVAKTAGINSINDSKFKEAVVLPEHVSSEALAVKGILLTKDPDGVSRQGNQHTGLLTDGSVVIVPQGYVAILVNNGTFLGDVLEAGSHEWRSGDNAWLLEKGGIRGTWENFKHRFSFAGQVVTQQEIIFVRVQPIAGNKFGTQNAVEYFSERYQQLLNIRFYGLFDIKISDPVLFYVSSISQQIDEHKPFTLQDIAQGTLRQNISPKIAIAIAKYTNENGVDIYSLNANQDTFNEIAKQEVNKVWTGLYGIEATNILLEDLSYDQESLELVRKLDSELVAMKYNTIEIEERRARNEALIAAANNEGNGNGMNMFMGMNLGQTLGGQLTQQAQPVSPNQTVPPVQPANPNQAFTPVQTASPEQAASPLETVSPEQTANSVETTTQEGTNSAEESTSPEQTTNSKQTANKNFYIEVDGKYVLVTKDEEGNIVPVN, encoded by the coding sequence ATGGGATTTATTCGTATGGCCAAAGAGCAAATTAAGGGAGTTGTTGATGTTGCCAAAACTGCTGGTATTAATAGTATTAATGACAGTAAATTTAAGGAAGCCGTTGTACTTCCCGAACACGTATCATCAGAAGCATTAGCTGTTAAAGGAATTCTTCTTACAAAAGACCCTGACGGAGTTTCTAGACAAGGTAATCAACATACCGGACTTTTAACAGATGGTTCAGTTGTCATTGTTCCTCAAGGTTATGTTGCTATCCTTGTAAATAATGGTACTTTCCTTGGTGATGTCTTAGAAGCTGGTAGCCATGAATGGCGCTCTGGCGACAACGCTTGGCTTCTAGAAAAAGGCGGAATAAGAGGAACTTGGGAAAACTTCAAGCACCGCTTTTCATTCGCTGGTCAAGTCGTTACTCAACAAGAAATCATCTTTGTCCGTGTCCAACCGATTGCGGGTAATAAATTTGGTACACAAAACGCTGTAGAATACTTCAGTGAACGTTACCAACAATTACTCAATATCCGTTTCTATGGTTTGTTTGATATCAAGATTTCCGACCCAGTACTTTTCTACGTTAGCTCTATCAGTCAACAAATTGACGAACATAAACCATTTACACTCCAAGATATTGCTCAAGGAACTCTTCGACAAAATATCTCTCCAAAAATCGCAATTGCTATCGCTAAGTATACCAATGAAAACGGAGTTGATATCTATAGCCTAAATGCTAATCAAGATACCTTCAATGAAATCGCTAAACAGGAAGTCAATAAGGTATGGACTGGTCTTTACGGTATTGAAGCAACCAATATCCTTCTTGAGGATTTGAGCTACGACCAAGAAAGCTTGGAACTTGTTCGTAAACTTGATAGCGAACTCGTTGCTATGAAATACAATACCATCGAAATTGAAGAACGTCGCGCTCGTAATGAAGCTCTTATTGCTGCAGCTAATAACGAAGGTAATGGCAATGGTATGAACATGTTTATGGGTATGAATCTCGGTCAAACTCTCGGTGGCCAACTCACCCAACAAGCCCAACCTGTTAGCCCAAATCAAACCGTTCCCCCAGTACAACCCGCTAATCCAAACCAAGCTTTTACTCCGGTACAAACTGCAAGTCCTGAGCAAGCTGCTAGCCCACTAGAGACTGTTAGCCCTGAACAAACCGCTAACTCAGTAGAAACTACTACTCAAGAAGGCACAAATTCTGCAGAAGAATCTACTAGTCCTGAACAAACTACCAACTCTAAACAAACCGCTAATAAAAACTTCTACATCGAAGTCGATGGCAAGTACGTATTGGTAACCAAAGACGAAGAAGGAAACATCGTTCCTGTCAACTAA
- the efp gene encoding elongation factor P gives MIEASKLKAGMTFETADGKLIRVLEASHHKPGKGNTIMRMKLRDVRTGSTFETSYRPEEKFEQAIIETVPAQYLYKMDDTAYFMNTETYDQYEIPVVNVENELLYILENSEVKIQFYGTEVIGVTVPTTVELTVAETQPSIKGATVTGSGKPATMETGLVVNVPDFIEAGQKLVINTAEGTYVSRA, from the coding sequence ATGATCGAAGCAAGTAAATTAAAGGCTGGTATGACCTTTGAAACAGCTGACGGAAAATTGATCCGCGTTTTGGAAGCTAGCCACCACAAACCAGGTAAAGGAAACACTATCATGCGTATGAAATTGCGTGATGTCCGTACTGGTTCAACATTTGAAACTAGCTACCGCCCAGAGGAAAAATTTGAACAAGCGATTATCGAAACTGTGCCAGCACAATACTTGTACAAAATGGATGATACAGCTTATTTCATGAACACTGAAACTTACGACCAATACGAAATTCCTGTTGTAAATGTTGAAAATGAATTGCTTTACATCCTTGAAAATTCTGAAGTTAAAATTCAATTTTATGGAACTGAAGTAATCGGTGTAACAGTACCTACAACTGTTGAATTGACAGTTGCTGAAACTCAACCTTCTATTAAAGGTGCTACTGTTACCGGTTCTGGTAAACCAGCTACAATGGAAACTGGACTTGTCGTTAACGTTCCAGACTTCATCGAAGCAGGACAAAAACTCGTTATCAACACTGCAGAAGGAACTTACGTTTCTCGTGCCTAA
- a CDS encoding Asp23/Gls24 family envelope stress response protein, producing the protein MGIEEQLGEIVIAPRVLEKIIAIATAKVDGVHSFSNKSVSDTLSKLSLGRGVYLKESEEELTADIYLYLEYGVKVPKVAMAIQKAVKDAVRNMADVELNAVNIHVAGIAPDKTPKPALKDLFDEDFLND; encoded by the coding sequence ATGGGAATTGAAGAACAATTAGGCGAAATCGTTATCGCCCCACGTGTACTTGAAAAAATCATTGCAATCGCTACAGCTAAAGTTGATGGTGTCCACTCTTTTTCAAACAAATCAGTATCTGACACCCTTTCAAAACTTTCACTCGGCCGTGGTGTCTATCTAAAAGAATCTGAAGAAGAGCTAACAGCTGATATCTATCTCTATCTTGAGTATGGTGTCAAGGTTCCTAAGGTTGCAATGGCTATTCAAAAAGCTGTAAAAGATGCCGTTCGTAATATGGCTGATGTTGAACTCAATGCTGTGAATATTCACGTTGCTGGTATTGCACCAGATAAGACACCAAAACCAGCATTAAAAGATTTGTTTGATGAGGACTTCCTCAATGACTAG
- the nusB gene encoding transcription antitermination factor NusB produces the protein MTSPLLESRRELRKCAFQALMSLEYGSDIETACRFAYTHDREDDEVKLPSFLIDLVSGVQAQKEELDKQITQHLKAGWTIERLTLVEKNLLRLGVFEITSFDTPQLVAVNEAIELAKSFSDQKSARFINGLLSQFVTEEN, from the coding sequence ATGACTAGTCCATTATTAGAATCTAGACGCGAACTACGAAAATGTGCCTTCCAAGCACTGATGAGTCTTGAATATGGTTCTGATATTGAAACAGCTTGTCGCTTCGCTTATACTCATGATCGAGAAGACGACGAGGTAAAACTCCCTAGCTTCCTAATCGATCTTGTATCTGGTGTTCAAGCTCAAAAAGAGGAACTAGACAAACAAATCACTCAGCATTTAAAGGCTGGTTGGACGATTGAACGTTTAACCTTAGTTGAAAAGAATTTATTGCGTTTGGGAGTTTTCGAAATCACTTCATTTGATACTCCTCAACTCGTAGCTGTGAATGAAGCTATTGAACTTGCAAAAAGCTTTTCAGATCAAAAATCAGCCCGTTTCATCAACGGACTGCTCAGCCAGTTTGTAACTGAAGAAAACTAA
- a CDS encoding acetyl-CoA carboxylase carboxyl transferase subunit alpha, producing the protein MNIAKIVREAREQTRLTALDFATGIFDDFVELHGDRSFRDDGAIIGGIGWLGDQAVTVVGIQKGKSLQDNLNRNFGQPHPEGYRKALRLMKQAEKFGRPVVTFINTAGAYPGVGAEERGQGEAIARNLMEMSDLKVPIIAIIIGEGGSGGALALAVADRVWMLENSIYAVLSPEGFASILWKDGSRAMEAAELMKITSFELLDMKIVDKVISEVGLSSKDLIKQVKEQLRAELDELGKLPLDQLIEDRYQRFRKY; encoded by the coding sequence ATGAATATTGCAAAAATCGTCAGAGAAGCACGTGAACAAACCCGCTTAACTGCCTTGGACTTCGCAACAGGAATATTTGATGACTTTGTAGAGCTACATGGTGATCGCTCTTTCCGAGATGATGGTGCCATTATTGGTGGTATCGGTTGGTTGGGAGACCAAGCGGTAACTGTTGTTGGGATCCAAAAAGGTAAAAGCTTACAAGATAATCTTAATCGTAACTTTGGACAACCTCATCCTGAAGGTTATCGAAAAGCCCTTCGCTTGATGAAGCAGGCTGAAAAATTTGGCCGCCCTGTTGTAACCTTTATCAACACGGCAGGTGCCTATCCTGGTGTTGGAGCAGAGGAACGTGGTCAAGGTGAAGCTATTGCTCGTAACCTCATGGAGATGAGCGATCTTAAGGTGCCGATAATCGCTATTATTATTGGTGAAGGTGGTTCTGGTGGAGCCCTCGCTCTTGCCGTAGCAGACCGTGTTTGGATGTTAGAAAACTCAATCTATGCAGTTCTCAGTCCTGAAGGATTTGCGTCTATTCTTTGGAAAGATGGCAGTCGTGCCATGGAAGCTGCAGAGTTGATGAAAATTACTTCTTTCGAATTGCTAGATATGAAGATTGTAGATAAGGTTATTTCTGAGGTGGGCCTATCAAGCAAAGATTTAATCAAGCAAGTCAAAGAACAACTCCGAGCAGAACTTGATGAACTTGGTAAACTGCCACTAGATCAACTCATTGAAGATCGTTACCAACGCTTTAGAAAATATTAA
- the accD gene encoding acetyl-CoA carboxylase, carboxyltransferase subunit beta yields the protein MALFSKKDKYIRINPNRSTVNQPQTKPEVPDELFSQCPGCKYTIYQKDLGSERICPHCGYTFRISAQERLALTIDMGSFLEMFTGIETQDPLEFPGYQKKLASMREKTGLDEAVVTGTALIKGEKVALGIMDSNFIMASMGTVVGEKITRLFEYATAEKLPVVLFTASGGARMQEGIMSLMQMAKISAAVKRHSNAGLFYLTILTDPTTGGVTASFAMEGDIILAEPQSLVGFAGRRVIENTVREDLPEDFQKAEFLLEHGFVDAIVKRRELPDMIARLVRLHKGDC from the coding sequence ATGGCTCTATTTAGTAAAAAAGATAAATATATTCGAATCAATCCCAATCGTTCGACTGTAAATCAACCTCAGACCAAGCCAGAGGTTCCAGATGAGCTCTTCTCCCAATGTCCAGGTTGCAAATATACGATTTACCAAAAGGACTTGGGGAGTGAACGTATTTGTCCTCACTGTGGCTATACCTTCCGTATTTCAGCACAAGAGCGCCTTGCTTTAACCATTGATATGGGAAGCTTCCTAGAGATGTTCACAGGAATTGAGACGCAAGATCCATTGGAATTTCCAGGTTACCAGAAAAAATTAGCCTCTATGCGTGAAAAAACAGGTCTTGATGAGGCTGTTGTCACAGGAACTGCTTTGATTAAGGGTGAAAAAGTTGCTCTCGGAATCATGGATTCTAATTTTATCATGGCATCTATGGGAACAGTAGTTGGTGAAAAAATCACTCGTTTGTTTGAATACGCGACAGCTGAAAAATTACCAGTCGTCTTGTTTACAGCATCTGGTGGAGCACGTATGCAGGAAGGAATCATGAGTTTGATGCAGATGGCTAAGATTTCTGCTGCAGTTAAACGTCATTCCAATGCAGGTCTCTTTTATCTGACGATCCTTACGGATCCAACAACTGGGGGAGTGACAGCTTCCTTTGCTATGGAGGGTGATATCATCTTGGCAGAGCCTCAAAGTTTAGTAGGATTTGCTGGACGCCGTGTCATTGAAAATACCGTAAGGGAAGATTTGCCAGAGGATTTCCAGAAGGCAGAGTTTTTGTTAGAACATGGCTTTGTGGATGCGATTGTTAAACGGAGAGAATTGCCAGATATGATTGCTCGATTAGTAAGGTTACATAAGGGGGATTGTTGA
- the accC gene encoding acetyl-CoA carboxylase biotin carboxylase subunit: MFRKILIANRGEIAVRIIRAARELGIATVAVYSTADKEALHTLLADEAICIGPGKATESYLNINAILSAAVLTEAEAIHPGFGFLSENSKFATMCEEVGIKFIGPSARLMDVMGDKINARAQMIKANVPVIPGSDGEVHTAEEALAIAEKIGYPVMLKASAGGGGKGIRKVEKAEDLVSAFETASSEAKANFGNGAMYLERVIYPARHIEVQILADQMGHVIHLGERDCSLQRNNQKVLEESPSIAIGKTLRNEIGAAAVRAAESVGYENAGTIEFLLDEATGKFYFMEMNTRVQVEHPVTEFVSGVDIVKEQIRIAAGQPLALKQEDIVLKGHAIECRINAENPAFNFAPSPGKITNLYLPSGGVGLRVDSAVYPGYTIPPYYDSMIAKIIVHGENRFDALMKMQRALYELEIEGVVTNADFQLDLISDRRVIAGDYDTSFLMETFLPHYQEKE, from the coding sequence ATGTTTCGTAAGATTTTAATTGCAAATCGTGGTGAAATTGCTGTTCGTATTATTCGTGCGGCACGAGAGTTAGGAATTGCTACAGTTGCTGTTTATTCGACTGCTGACAAGGAAGCTCTCCACACTCTTTTGGCTGATGAGGCTATCTGTATCGGTCCTGGGAAGGCTACAGAATCTTATCTGAACATCAATGCCATCCTATCAGCTGCGGTCTTGACTGAAGCTGAAGCTATTCACCCTGGATTTGGTTTTTTAAGTGAAAATTCCAAATTTGCAACTATGTGTGAAGAAGTCGGTATCAAATTTATCGGGCCATCAGCTCGATTAATGGATGTCATGGGGGATAAAATTAACGCCCGTGCTCAAATGATTAAGGCTAATGTGCCCGTCATTCCAGGATCAGATGGCGAAGTCCACACTGCAGAAGAGGCTCTTGCTATTGCCGAAAAAATTGGTTATCCAGTTATGCTGAAAGCTTCAGCTGGAGGTGGTGGTAAAGGGATTCGTAAGGTTGAAAAAGCAGAAGATCTTGTGTCAGCCTTTGAAACAGCATCTAGTGAAGCCAAAGCTAACTTTGGTAATGGAGCTATGTACCTAGAGCGTGTGATCTATCCTGCTCGCCATATTGAAGTACAGATTCTTGCTGACCAGATGGGACATGTGATTCACCTAGGTGAACGTGACTGTTCGCTTCAACGAAATAATCAAAAAGTTTTAGAAGAAAGTCCTTCCATTGCTATTGGGAAAACACTTCGTAATGAAATCGGTGCTGCAGCAGTCCGTGCGGCGGAATCTGTTGGTTATGAAAATGCTGGGACCATTGAATTCCTACTAGATGAAGCAACTGGCAAATTCTACTTTATGGAGATGAATACGCGTGTCCAAGTGGAACACCCAGTAACTGAATTTGTTTCTGGAGTGGATATTGTTAAGGAACAAATCCGTATTGCAGCAGGTCAACCATTGGCCTTGAAACAAGAAGATATTGTTCTAAAAGGACATGCTATTGAGTGTCGTATCAATGCGGAAAACCCAGCCTTTAATTTTGCACCAAGTCCTGGTAAGATTACCAATCTTTATCTACCAAGTGGTGGTGTTGGCTTGCGTGTTGATTCTGCAGTTTATCCAGGTTATACTATTCCGCCATACTATGATAGTATGATTGCTAAAATTATTGTTCATGGTGAAAATCGTTTTGATGCACTTATGAAAATGCAACGAGCTCTATATGAACTCGAAATTGAAGGGGTCGTTACCAATGCAGATTTCCAACTCGATTTGATTTCAGATCGTCGCGTGATAGCAGGGGACTACGATACTTCCTTCTTGATGGAAACTTTCTTACCACACTATCAAGAAAAAGAATAA
- the fabZ gene encoding 3-hydroxyacyl-ACP dehydratase FabZ, giving the protein MIDIQGIKEALPHRYPMLLVDRVLEVNEDTIVAIKNVTINEPFFNGHFPAYPVMPGVLIMEALAQTAGVLELSKPENKGKLVFYAGMDKVKFKKQVVPGDQLVMTATFVKRRGTIAVVEAKAEVDGKLAASGTLTFAIGN; this is encoded by the coding sequence ATGATTGATATTCAAGGAATTAAAGAAGCTTTACCCCACCGCTATCCTATGCTTTTAGTGGATCGTGTTTTAGAAGTCAATGAAGATACAATCGTTGCCATTAAAAATGTAACGATTAATGAACCTTTCTTTAACGGACACTTCCCAGCTTATCCTGTGATGCCAGGCGTACTAATCATGGAAGCCTTAGCACAGACAGCAGGTGTTTTGGAACTTTCAAAACCTGAGAATAAAGGGAAGCTTGTCTTCTATGCTGGTATGGACAAAGTCAAATTTAAAAAGCAAGTTGTTCCTGGTGATCAGCTTGTCATGACAGCAACTTTTGTCAAACGTCGTGGCACAATCGCCGTAGTAGAAGCGAAGGCAGAAGTAGATGGTAAGCTTGCGGCGAGTGGTACTCTAACCTTTGCTATTGGAAACTAG
- the accB gene encoding acetyl-CoA carboxylase biotin carboxyl carrier protein, which produces MNLNEIKDLMAQFDQSSLREFSYKNGTDELLFSKNEAKLISETSPAPQPVVSATESTVAPQTQTVAPVVEAVSESGAGESVAEGDLVESPLVGVAYLAAGPDKPNFVSVGDAVKKGQTLVIIEAMKVMNEIPAPKDGVVTEILVENEEMVEFGKGLVRIK; this is translated from the coding sequence ATGAATTTAAATGAAATCAAAGACTTGATGGCACAATTTGACCAGTCAAGCTTGAGAGAATTTTCTTATAAAAATGGAACGGATGAGTTGCTCTTCAGTAAGAATGAAGCAAAACTTATTTCAGAAACAAGTCCAGCACCTCAACCAGTGGTTTCAGCAACTGAATCTACTGTTGCACCACAAACCCAAACTGTAGCTCCAGTTGTAGAAGCAGTTTCAGAATCAGGTGCTGGTGAATCTGTAGCCGAAGGAGACCTTGTAGAAAGTCCTCTTGTCGGAGTTGCTTACTTGGCTGCCGGACCAGACAAACCTAATTTTGTTTCAGTCGGTGATGCTGTTAAAAAAGGTCAAACCCTGGTCATCATCGAAGCTATGAAGGTCATGAATGAAATTCCAGCACCTAAAGATGGTGTTGTAACAGAAATTCTTGTTGAAAATGAAGAAATGGTTGAGTTCGGGAAAGGCTTGGTACGTATCAAATGA
- the fabF gene encoding beta-ketoacyl-ACP synthase II: MKLNRVVVTGYGLTSPIGNTPEEFWNSLKNGKIGIGEITKFDHSAFDVHNAAEINDFPFDKYFVKKDTNRFDDYSLYALYAAQEAVDHANLDVEALDKDRFGVIVASGIGGIREIEDQVLRLHEKGPKRVKPLTLPKALPNMAAGNVAMRFGANGICKSINTACASSNDAIGDAFRSIKFGFQDIMLVGGSESSITPFAIAGFQALTALSTTEDPTRASIPFDKDRNGFVMGEGSGMLVLESLEHAEKRGATILAEVVGYGNTCDAYHMTSPHPEGQGAIKAIKLALDEAEITPDQVAYVNAHGTSTPANEKGESGAIVAVLGKEVPVSSTKSFTGHLLGAAGAVEAIATIEAIRNNYVPMTAGTTELSDYIEANVIYGQGVEREIPYAISNTFGFGGHNAVLAFKRWENK; encoded by the coding sequence ATGAAACTAAATCGTGTAGTAGTAACAGGTTATGGATTAACATCTCCAATTGGGAATACACCAGAAGAATTTTGGAACAGTTTAAAGAATGGAAAGATTGGGATTGGTGAAATCACCAAGTTTGATCACAGTGCTTTTGACGTCCATAATGCAGCAGAGATTAATGATTTTCCTTTTGACAAATATTTTGTAAAAAAAGATACTAATCGTTTCGATGATTATTCTTTGTATGCCTTGTATGCTGCTCAAGAAGCAGTTGACCATGCTAATCTTGACGTAGAAGCACTTGATAAAGACCGCTTTGGTGTCATCGTTGCATCAGGTATCGGTGGAATCAGAGAAATCGAAGACCAAGTCCTTCGACTTCACGAAAAAGGACCAAAACGTGTTAAACCATTAACACTTCCAAAAGCCTTGCCAAATATGGCTGCAGGAAATGTAGCTATGCGCTTTGGTGCCAATGGTATCTGTAAATCTATCAACACAGCTTGCGCTTCATCAAATGATGCTATCGGAGATGCCTTCCGTTCTATCAAATTTGGTTTCCAAGACATCATGCTCGTTGGTGGATCAGAATCTTCAATTACTCCATTTGCGATTGCCGGATTCCAAGCCTTAACAGCTCTTTCAACAACAGAGGATCCAACTCGCGCTTCTATTCCATTTGATAAAGACCGTAATGGATTTGTCATGGGTGAAGGTTCAGGGATGTTGGTTCTTGAGAGCTTAGAACATGCTGAAAAACGCGGAGCAACTATCCTAGCGGAAGTTGTTGGTTACGGGAACACTTGTGATGCCTACCATATGACTTCACCACATCCAGAAGGCCAAGGTGCTATTAAAGCTATCAAACTTGCCTTGGATGAAGCTGAGATTACACCAGACCAAGTAGCTTATGTCAATGCTCACGGTACATCAACTCCTGCTAATGAAAAGGGAGAAAGTGGTGCTATCGTAGCGGTTCTTGGTAAGGAAGTACCTGTATCTTCAACCAAGTCATTTACAGGACACTTACTTGGTGCAGCTGGTGCAGTTGAAGCCATTGCAACAATTGAAGCAATCCGTAACAACTATGTACCAATGACAGCTGGAACTACAGAGTTGTCAGACTACATCGAAGCAAACGTTATTTATGGACAAGGCGTGGAACGTGAAATTCCTTATGCTATCTCAAACACCTTTGGATTTGGTGGGCATAATGCAGTTCTTGCTTTCAAACGTTGGGAGAATAAGTAA